One genomic segment of Besnoitia besnoiti strain Bb-Ger1 chromosome VII, whole genome shotgun sequence includes these proteins:
- a CDS encoding hypothetical protein (encoded by transcript BESB_077620): MSKAEEAKKKQEDARKEEEEKTRMELVRAQLPPRKKKSFFNWERLSPETTVLLFSTPEQVQLLNETLPFQIANVTMQEHHIAPISSVDRELQNQLLANYTHGMKTLRTTVVFVDDTPITVNNSRPRRGPICQQEQRAMLLSFNRVYHKEDGQAYATFNLHSPSVVTFHRELEGEYNLKALNPFMWTSHFPTEKEFMHFRGTAICLAKGSPMQLLKGWPVTVPEYEDGPWQARVKVLRAFVSASADTKKKNIYVLQATLHVMRQPKDGMFKQQNLDVIPFMGYITIAGNKKHEHLEAAIIRHKLLNKVCTLRRVMAKSQVELKCDDVDAKLAELHEMMDERPVLRETFKKVGTFAGVSMATYGIALVSHLLTSIHRDLMILPQEGLLLTGTGFAVGALLYLLIAGPVVGLQRYKWRREFSGKKKEYLQKVVDDENMLSSASAPVVDMVFVVNELQHADEDDVTATDELKTIEAARQELSQNVVNGTEELSPIAQKIQDVLEQYSYLNTVAPAFEAFTRVSQFAKMQQEVKTEAKALLSFLKRAALRKPEIIEIDKYGKLKLTTRQLVGVHAYLGKEMRADAERNIAVTPFSSIEILISREKGELLRKRIAELEGQIRAQGGIPTAVESADPVRAAKRRLRCLSDSRDKLEEAMEIVEGNSQLQELLFAEQQYLNAKSVLRTDRRVYMDDDLGIAIEEVDNLKARLEEVRNSAGDKPSPLQEAERQEIMQKILALNEKIKTIIHQMRLFGFEVDIRRVVELESE, translated from the exons ATGAGcaaagcagaggaagcgaagaaaaagcaggaggatgcgcggaaagaagaggaggaaaaaacGCGTATGGAGCTTGTTCGCGCCCAGCTGCCCCCCCGCAAGAAAAAATCCTTCTTCAACTGGgagcgtctctctcccgaGACGACGGTCCTCCTTTTCTCCACCCCCGAGCAAGTTCAGCTGCTCAACGAAACGCTTCCTTTCCAAATCGCCAACGTTACGATGCAG GAGCACCACATTGCGCCCATTTCGTCGGTAGATCGCGAGCTCCAAAACCAACTGCTGGCGAACTACACTCACGGCATGAAGACGCTGCGCACCACCGTCGTCTTCGTGGACGACACACCCATCACAGTCAACAactcgcgaccgcggcgcgggcccaTCTGCCAGCAAG AGCAGCGCGCGATGCTCCTGTCGTTCAACCGTGTCTACCACAAGGAAGACGGCCAAGCGTACGCCACCTTCAACCTTCACAGCCCGTCTGTGGTCACCTTTCACAGAGAGCTCGAGGGCGAATACAATCTGAAGGCGCTGAATCCCTTCATGTGGACGAGCCACTTCCCCACAG agAAGGAATTTATGCACTTCCGAGGTACCGCCATTTGCTTGGCCAAGGGGTCCCCTATGCAACTCCTCAAGGGCTGGCCGGTCACTGTCCCCG AGTACGAGGATGGGCCGTGGCAGGCTCGCGTCAAAGTGCTGCGGGCCTTcgtctcggcgtctgcggacacgaagaagaagaataTCTACGTCCTTCAGGCTACGCTACACGTGATGCGCCAGCCCAAAGACGGCATGTTCAAGCAGCAAAACCTCGACGTCATTCCCTTCATGGGCTACATCACGATTGCCGGCAACAAGAAACATGAACA TCTCGAGGCCGCGATCATTCGCCACAAGCTGCTGAACAAGGTCTGcactctgcggcgcgtgatGGCGAAAAGCCAAGTCGAGCTCAAGTGCGACGACGTGGACGCCAAACTCGCCGAACTCC ACGAAATGATGGACGAGCGCCCCGTGCTGCGCGAGACGTTCAAGAAGGTTGGCAccttcgcaggcgtctccATGGCGACGTATGGCATTGCTCTTGTCAGCCACCTGCTCACCTCCATTCACCGCGACCTC ATGATTTTGCCGCAAGAAGGTCTGCTGCTTACGGGCACAGGCTTTGCAGTGGGCGCGCTGCTGTACCTGCTGATTGCCGGGCCGGTCGTGGGCCTGCAGCGGTACAAGTGGCGCAGAGAATTCAGCGGCAAGAAGA AGGAGTACCTGCAGAAGGTTGTGGACGACGAAAATAtgctttcctccgcgtcggcccCGGTGGTGGATATGGTCTTTGTCGTGAACGAGTTGCAGCATGCGGACGAAGATGACGTGACGGCGACGGACGAATTGAAGACGATTGAGGCGGCCAGGCAGGAGCTCTCGCAGAACGTGGTGAACGGCACGGAGGAGCTTTCCCCGATCGCGCAGAAAATCCAAGACGTGCTCGAGCAGTACAGCTATCTGAATACCGTCGCACCCGCGTTCGAGGCCTTCACGAGAGTTTCACAGTTTGCGAAAATGCAGCAAGAAGTGAAGACAGAAGCGAAAGCACTTCTATCTTTCTTGAAGCGCGCAGCGTTGCGCAAACCCGAAATCATCGAAATCGACAAATACGGCAAACTCAAGCTGACCACGCGTCAGCTGGTCGGGGTCCACGCCTACCTCGGCAAAGAGATGAgggcagacgcggagagaaaTATCGCTGTGACGCCCTTCTCAAGTATTGAAATTCTGATTTCCCGCGAAAAGGGCGAGCTTCTACGCAAACGCATCGCTGAACTCGAAGGCCAGATCAGAGCGCAGGGAGGCATTCCCACCGCTGTCGAGTCGGCAGACCCGGTGCGGGCTGCGAAACGCAGACTGCGGTGCCtcagcgacagccgcgaTAAGCTCGAGGAGGCTATGGAAATTGTAGAGGGAAACTCTCAGCTGCAAGAACTCTTGTTTGCCGAGCAGCAGTACTTAAACGCCAAGAGCGTGCTCCGAACGGATCGCAGGGTGTATATGGATGACGATCTGGGGATCGCCATTGAGGAAGTGGATAATTTGAAAGCGCGGCTTGAGGAAGTCCGCAACAGCGCGGGCGACAAACCGTCTCCGCTTCAAGAAGCAGAAAGGCAAGAAATCATGCAGAAAATCCTCGCGTTGAATGAGAAAATCAAAACGATCATCCACCAAATGCGGTTGTTCGGCTTCGAAGTCGATATTCGACGTGTTGTGGAACTCGAGAGCGAGTGA
- a CDS encoding hypothetical protein (encoded by transcript BESB_077630) yields the protein MGKLLAPPFLGCLIAVSMALNGHASERSGVIPSAPCNPSAEPSSDQGCNTPVRDHTKPWQESAEHGEAVEGKEAEAAHDVHKEQDQTERASPGKRSDTGDLPYVYDASAKPRSGTRPDGQGSYPLYYTSYHMLAPSPAESRRPGIEYFGEPPESTDPSYYGLYQDLARDVFAKRYIELRNAGDPRAKIYAKPGGHPRRLRRDDAERPDDEDYYTF from the coding sequence ATGGGAAAGCTTCTTGCACCACCGTTTCTGGGGTGCCTCATTGCCGTTTCGATGGCACTCAATGGACACGCGTCTGAGCGGAGCGGTGTCATTCCTTCCGCCCCCTGCAACCCTTCGGCAGAACCTTCCTCAGACCAAGGGTGCAATACGCCCGTGCGGGACCACACGAAGCCGTGGCAGGAGTCGGCAGAACACGGGGAAGCCGTCGAGGGcaaagaagcagaggcagcgcaTGATGTGCACAAAGAACAAGACCAAACTGAGAGAGCCTCTCCTGGAAAGAGATCAGATACCGGAGATCTTCCGTATGTATACGATGCTTCAGCGAAGCCCCGGAGCGGTACACGCCCAGACGGTCAAGGCTCGTACCCCCTATACTACACATCATATCATATGCTTGCCCCATCCCCGGCAGAGAGTCGGCGTCCCGGTATTGAGTATTTCGGTGAACCACCGGAAAGCACAGATCCGAGCTACTACGGACTGTACCAAGATTTGGCCAGAGATGTGTTTGCGAAAAGGTATATCGAGCTGCGCAACGCAGGTGATCCCCGCGCGAAGATATATGCCAAACCAGGTGGACATCCACGTAGACTGCGCCGGGATGATGCAGAGAGGCCGGACGATGAAGACTACTATACATTCTGA
- a CDS encoding intraflagellar transport 52 (Protein NGD5) family protein (encoded by transcript BESB_077640), with amino-acid sequence MHSAAEQMFPRPPRTGGIPVTEDTQQALSGSVNPPLSTKPAVVLFDVSKNEAGDPSSCYRNLCRALKQQGLQCRINEQSLVPANLQDVGVVVLAQPTQPFTASEFEALKTFFEQGGSLLILLGEGGELRAGTNVNYFLEEYGMTVCCDAVVRMTVASSTYAHPKEAFIGDGILCRDALNRCAQSKETGSSGARARDRSSASRGTGILCDVLHTHASEAQSGQRSVTLECGDEIPFLFPYGATVSVQKPAFPFLSSGITAHPSKRPLAAAYAHPGGGRLAAIGSYRIFDNDFLEKENNPRVQQLLFRWLLAPGGEEANILRPPTEDQASLEPSQPVPDTTSLAERPMPCFHETDEVLPSDFRNLFEAERFALDTSHIAEIRQLYRQLGVKYEPLTMIPPEIVVPLPRLRPAVHPPILPKIPPPPLELFDIDAEIASPRTRLVQLANQCTDDSDLEIHLQRAAYFVPVPLLPCEDMGIQAEDRMARNILCSLLYRVIELKRTDSASAATEGLREAS; translated from the coding sequence ATGCACAGTGCTGCAGAACAGATGTTTCCTCGTCCACCTCGCACCGGAGGTATTCCGGTCACGGAGGATACTCAGCAGGCGCTTTCAGGGAGCGTGAATCCTCCACTATCAACCAAGCCTGCCGTTGTTCTTTTCGACGTTTCCAAAAACGAGGCTGGGGACCCCTCGAGTTGCTATCGCAATCTCTGTCGGGCTTTGAAGCAGCAAGGCCTACAGTGTAGAATCAATGAGCAGTCTTTAGTTCCTGCGAACCTACAAGATGTTGGTGTCGTAGTCCTTGCGCAACCGACACAGCCTTTCACAGCCTCAGAGTTTGAGGCACTAAAGACGTTTTTCGAGCAAGGGGGCAGTTTACTCATTCTTTTGGGTGAAGGGGGCGAGCTTCGCGCCGGCACAAACGTAAACTACTTTTTGGAAGAATATGGCATGACTGTGTGCTGCGATGCTGTTGTTCGCATGACCGTGGCCTCTTCGACATACGCCCATCCTAAAGAAGCCTTCATCGGTGATGGAATTCTGTGCCGCGATGCTCTCAACCGGTGTGCACAATCAAAAGAGACTGGCAGTTCAGGGGCGCGTGCGAGAGACAGATCAAGTGCCAGCAGAGGGACTGGCATTCTGTGTGATGTCCTGCATACACATGCTTCTGAGGCACAAAGTGGACAACGCTCAGTAACGCTGGAATGCGGAGACGAAATACCGTTTCTGTTTCCATACGGTGCGACAGTTAGCGTACAGAAGCCGGCGTTTCCTTTCCTTTCCAGCGGAATTACAGCCCACCCTTCTAAGCGACCGCTTGCGGCTGCATACGCACACCCTGGAGGTGGACGGCTTGCTGCAATCGGGAGCTACCGGATTTTTGATAACGACTTTCTCGAGAAAGAAAACAACCCACGAGTCCAGCAGTTGCTCTTCCGCTGGCTCCTTGCCCCcgggggcgaggaggctAATATATTGCGGCCCCCAACGGAGGACCAAGCTTCTCTGGAGCCGTCTCAGCCAGTTCCGGATACAACGAGCCTCGCGGAACGCCCTATGCCTTGCTTCCATGAAACTGACGAAGTTTTACCATCTGATTTCCGGAACCTGTTCGAAGCGGAGAGGTTTGCTCTAGATACATCGCATATTGCGGAAATTCGGCAACTCTATCGGCAGCTTGGCGTGAAGTATGAACCACTGACCATGATACCTCCCGAGATTGTTGTGCCACTGCCCCGCCTCCGTCCCGCAGTTCACCCTCCCATACTGCCAAAAATACCACCTCCGCCTCTGGAACTTTTCGATATCGATGCTGAGATTGCTTCACCGCGAACCCGCCTGGTGCAGCTCGCGAACCAATGCACCGATGATTCGGACTTAGAGATCCATCTGCAAAGGGCCGCATACTTTGTCCCAGTTCCTCTATTGCCCTGTGAAGACATGGGAATTCAAGCAGAGGACAGAATGGCAAGAAATATCCTCTGTTCACTTTTATACAGAGTCATAGAACTGAAGAGAACAGACTCGGCCTCAGCGGCTACGGAGGGGCTCCGAGAAGCCAGTTGA